The genomic region CTAAAAATGCTGTTGCTACAATCGAGGAGGTGTACGCATAATGGCAGATTTAAAATACTATGATATCATCCTCAAGCCTGTTGTTACAGAAAAAAGTATGGAAGCTATGGGAGAAAGAAAATATACATTTTTAGTTCATCCACAAGCTAACAAAATCCAAATCAGAGAAGCTGTAGAAAAAATGTTTGAAGGAACTAAAGTTAAAAAAGTTAATACTTTAAACAACGATGGAAAAGCTAAAAGAAGAGGAATGACAGTAGGTAAAACAGCAAAAACAAAAAAGGCTATTGTGCAATTAACTGAAAACAGTAAAGACATAGAATTTTTTGAAGGAATGTAATTCATTTTAAATAGAACACGCTCGGATGCGTTGAGTTATAATTATTGAAAGGAGTGAAAAAAATGGGAATAAAATCATTTAACCCATATACCCCTTCTAGAAGACATATGACTAGTTCATCTTTTGAAGAAATTACTAAAAAGACTCCAGAGAAGTCTCTTACAGTAACTATCAAAAAAAATGCTGGTCGTAACAACCAAGGGAAAATCACAGTAAGACATCGTGGTGGCGGTACAAGAAGAAAGTACAGAATCATCGATTTTAAAAGAAATAAAGATAGTATTCCAGCTGTAGTAGTTGGTATTGAATACGATCCAAATAGAACAGCAAACATAGCATTAATTCAATACGCTGATGGAGAGAAAGCATATATTTTAGCACCAATTGGATTAAAAGTTGGCGCTAAATTAATGAATGGTCCACAAGCTGAGATTCGTGTTGGAAACTGTTTACCACTTGAAAATATTCCAGTAGGTACTAGTGTTCACAATATCGAAATGTTACCTGGTAAAGGTGGTCAATTAGTTCGTTCTGCAGGTAATGTAGCTCAATTAATGGCTAAAGAAGGTAGATATGTAACATTAAGATTACCATCAGGAGAAATGAGACTTATCCTTTCTAAATGTCGTGCGACGATTGGTCAAGTAGGAAATGCTGATCACGAGTTAATCACAATTGGTAAGGCAGGACGTAAACGTCATATGGGTATTCGCCCTACAGTTCGTGGTTCTGTTATGAACCCTAATGACCATCCACATGGTGGTGGTGAAGGTAAATCTCCAATCGGTCGTCCAAGTCCAATGACACCTTGGGGTAAACCAGCGATGGGTCTTAAAACTAGAAAGAAAAATAAGCCTTCTAACAAATATATCGTTAGAAAAAGAGGCAGTAAATAATAAGAATATAACATTCTATAGGATATTAAGGAGGTTAGTATGTTATGGCTCGTTCACTAAAAAAAGGACCATTTGCTGATGAATCATTACTTAAAAAAGTAAATGCTTTAAATGAAAGTGGTCAAAAACAAGTGATTAAAACATGGTCACGTCGTTCAACTATATTCCCAGAATTAGTAGGACATACAATTGCTGTTCATGACGGCAGAAAACACGTGCCAGTATATGTAACTGAAGATATGGTCGGACATAAATTAGGAGAATTCGTTTTAACAAGAACTTATAAAGGTCATGGAAAAGACGAGAAAAAATCTAGAGTTCGTTAATCAGTTAAAAAAGTTACCAATTGAAAGGAGGTCTAACCATGGCAAAAGGTCATAGATCACAGATAAAAAGAGCTAGAAATGAGAATAAGGATACTAGACCAAAAGCAAAGTTGTCTTTTGCTAGGGTTTCAACAACAAAAGCGGCGTTTGTTCTTGACGCGATTAGAGGTAAAGACGTAACTAGTGCTCTTGGTATTTTAGCTTATACTCCAAGAACAGGTGCTAAATTAATAGAAAAACTATTAAAATCAGCAGTTGCAAATGCAGAAAATAATAATGGGATGAACCCAGAAAACTTATATATAGATGAATGTTATGCGGATAAAGGTCCAACTATGAAAAGAATCAGACCTAGAGCTCAAGGAAGAGCTTATAGAATTGAAAAGAAATCTAGCCATATAACAATTATTCTTAATGAGAGATAAGGAGGTAAAGAATGGGACAAAAAGTTAATCCTCATGGCTTAAGAGTCGGTGTTATTAAAGATTGGGATTCAAAATGGTACGCGGAGAAAGATTTCGCGGATTTACTAGTAGAA from Natranaerovirga pectinivora harbors:
- the rplB gene encoding 50S ribosomal protein L2; this encodes MGIKSFNPYTPSRRHMTSSSFEEITKKTPEKSLTVTIKKNAGRNNQGKITVRHRGGGTRRKYRIIDFKRNKDSIPAVVVGIEYDPNRTANIALIQYADGEKAYILAPIGLKVGAKLMNGPQAEIRVGNCLPLENIPVGTSVHNIEMLPGKGGQLVRSAGNVAQLMAKEGRYVTLRLPSGEMRLILSKCRATIGQVGNADHELITIGKAGRKRHMGIRPTVRGSVMNPNDHPHGGGEGKSPIGRPSPMTPWGKPAMGLKTRKKNKPSNKYIVRKRGSK
- the rpsS gene encoding 30S ribosomal protein S19, which translates into the protein MARSLKKGPFADESLLKKVNALNESGQKQVIKTWSRRSTIFPELVGHTIAVHDGRKHVPVYVTEDMVGHKLGEFVLTRTYKGHGKDEKKSRVR
- the rplW gene encoding 50S ribosomal protein L23, with amino-acid sequence MADLKYYDIILKPVVTEKSMEAMGERKYTFLVHPQANKIQIREAVEKMFEGTKVKKVNTLNNDGKAKRRGMTVGKTAKTKKAIVQLTENSKDIEFFEGM
- the rplV gene encoding 50S ribosomal protein L22, whose protein sequence is MAKGHRSQIKRARNENKDTRPKAKLSFARVSTTKAAFVLDAIRGKDVTSALGILAYTPRTGAKLIEKLLKSAVANAENNNGMNPENLYIDECYADKGPTMKRIRPRAQGRAYRIEKKSSHITIILNER